The DNA segment GGGGCCTGGGCGATGCCGATCAGGAGGGAGCGGGCCCCCTCGATGAGCCGCTCCAGGTTGGAGGCGGCCGCGCGGGCGACCCGGAGGGCGCTTTCCTGGGCCTCCGTGGCGGCCAGCTGGCGCTGCTCCCAGGCCGTGACGAGGATCAGCACCAGGGCGGGGAGGAGAGCCAAGAGGACCAGCAGGAGCAAACGCGAACGGAGACTGGACCGAAAGATACGGGTCATCGGCGCTCCCGAACCGATTGTCTCACGGGGGTTTGAATAACGCTACCCGGAGGGTCGTCGGAAGGGGGTGCGCGCTAACTGTATGGTATACTGAGCGTCGCGATAGACCCTTCAGACCACCGATGATCCAGGTCGAGCATCTCACCAAGCGCTACGGGCCCGTCACGGCCGTGTCCGACGTCTCCTTCAGCGTCGACAAGGGCAAAATCGTGGGATTTCTTGGCCCCAACGGGGCCGGCAAATCGACCACGATGAAGATTCTCTCGTGCTTCATGCCGGCCTCCGGCGGGAGCGCGCGAGTGGGCGGCTATGACGTCTTCAGCCAGTCGCTCGAGGTGCGCCGCCGCATCGGCTACCTGCCCGAAAACGCCCCGCTCTACACGGATCTTCCGGTTGCGGCATACCTAGAGTTCGTCGCCGAGATCAAGGGGGTCGGCCGTCGGGAGCGCCGCGCCCGGGTCGACGAGGTCATGGAGCGCTGCTTCATCACCGACATGCGCCGGCGTCTGATCGGCAAGCTGTCCAAGGGCTATCGCCAGCGGGTGGGCCTCGCCCAGGCCCTCCTTGGCAATCCCGAGGTGCTGATCCTGGACGAGCCCACGATCGGGCTCGACCCGAAGCAGATCACTGAGATCCGTTCGCTGATCCGATCCTTGGCGGGCCAGCACACCGTGATTCTCTCCACGCATATCCTGCCCGAGGTGTCGATGGTCTGCGACGGCGTCATCATCATCAACCGCGGCCGCATCGTCGCCCAGGGCACCCAGTCCGAGCTGGTGGAGCAAGTCTTTCCCACGGCGCGGATCGAGGTCGAGATCGGCGGGCCGCGCGACGCGGTGGTGGCGGCACTGCGCACCGTGCCCGGCGTGCTGGGCGTGGAGGATCTGCCGGGCACGGACGGCTCCGCCCGCGCCCTCGTCGAGTCGCCCCGCGGCCGCGACGTCCGGGCCGAGGTCGTCCAGCTCGTGGCGGCGCGCAACTGGCGGCTGCTCGAGCTGCACCAGGTCGGCATGAGCCTCGAGGAAGTCTTCATCCGTGTCGTGGCGGGCGAGCAGGAGAGCGAGGCCTGATGCGCTGGGTTCCCGTGTTCAAGAAGGAAATGCGCCTCTACTTCGGCTCCCCGGTCGCCTACGCCTTCCTCGCCCTCTTCCTCCTGATCGCGGGCTGGATGTTCTCGCAGATCTTCCTGATCTTCAGCGAAATGTCCATGCGCTCGTTCATGCAGCCGATGGCCGCCCAGAACCTCAACCCGACCGAGAACGTCATGCGGCCGGTCTTCTCCAACATGAGCGTGGTGCTGCTCTTCTTCATCCCCATGCTCACGATGCGGCTGTTCGCGGAGGAGAAGAAGTCCGGCACCATCGAGCTGCTGCTCACGTACCCGGTGCGGGACGGTGAGGTCCTGCTAGGGAAGTTCCTCGCGGCGGGCGCGGTGTACGTGATCCTCCTCGCCCTCACCTTGGCCTATCCCGGGCTCATGTGGGCGTTTGGGCGGGTCGAGTGGGGCGCGGTCCTTACCGGCTATCTTGGTCTGCTTTTGCTGGGGGCGGCCTTCCTCGCAGTGGGCGTCTTCATCTCCGCCCTGACCGAGAACCAGATCGTCGCGGGCTCCGCCACCTTCGGTGTGCTGCTGGCGTTCTGGCTCATCGGCTGGGGCGCCGACGCCGCGGGCGGCAAGCTCCGCTCGCTGCTGCAGTACCTCTCGATCATCGAGCACATGGACGGCTTCGGCAAAGGCGTCATCGACACCAAGGACGTCGTCTACTACGTCACGGTGGCGGCCTTCGCCCTCTTCCTCACCCTGCGCGCCCTCGACGCGAAACGGTGGAAAGGCTAGGACGTTGATGCAGACGGCGCGTCGCTGGGCATTCCCTGCGGGGGGGATCTGTCTCGTGGGCGCCCTCGCGCTCTGGCGCCTCGTCCCCTGGCTCGTGCGCCTGCAGTGGGCCCTGGTCATCGCGGGTGGCGCGCTCGTCCTCCTTGCGCTCGTCCTGAACGCGGGGGCTCTCGGCGCCTTCGCGGGCCGGCGCTCGGCGCGCTACGGCGCCGGTGCGGCGGTGCTGGTCGTGCTCGCCCTCGGGGTGGCCGTCTTCGCCAACGCCCTGTCCGCCAAGCACAGCGCCCGCTGGGACCTCACCGAGAACCGCCGCCAGAGCCTCTCGCCGCAGTCGATCCAGGTGGCGCGCGGTCTCACCGATCCAGTCGAGGCCATCGCGTTCTACCGGAGCGACATGCCGCAGAAGCGCGCCACGGAGGACCTGCTCAAGCTCTACGCGTCGTACTCGAACGGCAAGCTGACCTGGCGCATGGAGGATCCGGACCGATCGCCCGGCCTGTCCCAGCGCTACGGCGTGGACAACTACGGCACCGTGATCCTCGAGCGGGGCGGTAAGGCCGCGGCCAAGTCGGAGAAGGTCACGGACGCCGACGAGGAGCGCATCACCAACGGGCTCATCAAGCTCACGCGCGAGGGCAAGCGGGTCGTCTACGTGCTCAAGGGGCATGGGGAGAGCGATCTCGCCAACACCGATCGCCCCGGCTTCAGCCAGGCCAAGGAGCAGATGGAGAAGGCCAACTACGAGGTGAAGGAGCTCACCCTCGCGCGCGACGCCAAGGTGCCGGACGACGCCGCCATGGTGATCGTGGCCGGCCCGAAGACCGATCCGCTTGCCCCGGAGCTGGCCGCCCTCGACGCCTACATCGCCAAGGGCGGCAAGGTCCTCTTCATGCTCGCGCCCTTCCAGGCCGACGGGCTCCGCAGGTACCTCGCGCGCTACGGCTTCGACCTGGGCGAGGACCTGGTCGTCGAGCTCAATCCCATCGGCCGCGCATTCGGGCTCGGTCCAGAGGTGCCGGTGGTGACGCAGTACGAGGCGCATCCAATCACGCGCGACCTCGGCGGACTCATGACGCTGTTCCCGCTGTCGCGCTCGGTGGACGTGGCCAAGGGGCTGCCGAAGGGCGTGACCGCGCAGGCTCTGGCCAAGACCAGCCCGCAGTCGTGGGGCGAGACCGACAAGAACGCGCTCGCGCGGGGGGAGGCCAAGCCGGACCCGCAGGACAAGAAGGGGCCGCTGCCGGTGGCTGCGGTGGCCACGCTGGAGCAGCCCGGGGACGCCGCGACCCCCGCGCCGGCGACGCCGGCCGCGGAGGGCGAAGCCGCGAAGAAGGCGCCCAAGGCGCGGCTCGTCGTCGTGGGCACCGCGAATCTCGCGTCCAATCAGTTCCTGGGCGCGCAGGGCAATCGTGATTTCTTCATGAACATCGTGTCCTGGTTGGCCGAAGACGAGAGCTCGATCTCGGTGCGGGCGCGCGACGCCAAGTCGGCACCGATCGTCCTGACCCCGCCCCAGGCCGAGCTGGTGCTGTGGGGGCCGGTGGCGGTGCTGCCGGGCGCGGTCATCCTCGTGGGGATCCTCGCCGTCGTGAGCCGCCGCCGCTCCCGCTAGGAGGAGCCGGTGAGCCGCTGGATCACCATCGCCGTCCTGGTGTTGCTCGTCGCCGGACTGAGCAGCTTCTACTACTACGACACCTACTGGCTGGAGCCCGCCCGCGAGAAGAAAGAGTCGGTGAAGGGGCGCCTCTGGTCCGATCTCGAGCCCAAGGACGTCGAGGGCCTGACGATCAAGCGCAAGGGCGAGACCGTCCGCGTCAAGCGCACCGATTCGGGCTGGGAGCTGCTCGACCCCATCAAGACCCGCGCCGACCGTGGGGCCGTCGACGGCATCGTCACGAGCCTGGCTACCGCGCGCGTGGATCGTGAGGTGGCGTCGAGCCCCGCCTCGCTCGACGAGTTCGGGCTCAAGACCCCCGAGGTCGAGGTGACCGTCGATGTGAAGGGGAAGCCGCCGCTTGCGCTCCTCGTCGGGGGTAAGAGCCCGACCAGCGCGTGGGTGTTCGCCAAGGAGTCGGCGAAGCCCGCGGTGCTCGCCATGTCCGAGATGCTGTCACGCGAGCTCACCAAGCCCGTTACCGAGCTGCGCGACCGGACGGTGCTGGCCTTCGACCGCAAGAACGTGAGCCAGATCGATCTGGCGCTCCCCGGTGACGCGATCACGATCGAGAGCGCGGAGGGCGGGAAGTGGCGCATCGTCAAGCCGCGCGCGCTCCCGGCCGACTCCGACCTGGTGACGGACTTCCTGGACAAGCTCGAGGCGGCCAAGGCCAAGGACTTCGTGGACGACGCTCCCAAGTCGCGGGCGCCGTTCGGCCTCGACAAGCCCACGACGGTCACGCTGTGGGTCGGCAAGGACAAGGAGCGCGCCGCGCGCACCTTGCTCTTCGGTCGCGACGACAAGGACAAGAAGGGCGTGTACGTGATGCGGGGGGGCGAGCCCGGCGTGATGCTGGTGCCCGAAGAGGTCTGGACGGTGGTGCCCAAGACCGTGGGGGTGCTGCGCGACAAGGTCGTGCTCGCGTATCAGTACGACAAGGTGAGCAAGGTCGAGGTGGCGAGCCCCCGCGGGGACGTCGTACTCGAGAAGGACGGGGTCGGGTGGAAGCTCACCGCGCCCGAGCCCCTCAAGGCCGACACCGGAAGCGTGAACAACCTCCTGTGGAAGATTCGAGACCTGCGCGCGAGCGGCTTCCTCGAGGAAGACGCCGCCGGGGTGCCGCGTTATCTCGCCAAGCCGGACGTCACCGTGAAGGTGTGGGAGGAGGGGGCCAAGGAGCCGCGCGTGCTCCTCCTCGCGCCCTCGCGCGAGACGCGCGGCGGCCAGCCCGCAGCGGTGGCGGCGGTGGCCGGGCGCGGCCCCGTGATGCTGGTGGAAGCCAAGGCTCTGACCGACATCGGCCTGTCCGCGGGCGATCTGCGCGACAAGAACCTGCTGCCGGCCTTCGAGCTCGGGGACGTCAAGCGCGTGCGCCTCGCCGGCGCGGGCAAGTCGCTCACCGTCGAGCGCAAGGGCGAGTCCGACTGGCAGGTGATCGAGCCCTCGCGCGGCGCCACCAAGGAGCGCAAGGTCTCGGATCTACTCTTCGCCCTCAAGGGGCTCCGCTGGAAGGAGATCGTCTCGCCCAAGGGAGACGACGCGCCGCGCTTCGGGCTGGACAAGCCGG comes from the Candidatus Methylomirabilota bacterium genome and includes:
- a CDS encoding ABC transporter permease is translated as MRWVPVFKKEMRLYFGSPVAYAFLALFLLIAGWMFSQIFLIFSEMSMRSFMQPMAAQNLNPTENVMRPVFSNMSVVLLFFIPMLTMRLFAEEKKSGTIELLLTYPVRDGEVLLGKFLAAGAVYVILLALTLAYPGLMWAFGRVEWGAVLTGYLGLLLLGAAFLAVGVFISALTENQIVAGSATFGVLLAFWLIGWGADAAGGKLRSLLQYLSIIEHMDGFGKGVIDTKDVVYYVTVAAFALFLTLRALDAKRWKG
- a CDS encoding Gldg family protein, which codes for MQTARRWAFPAGGICLVGALALWRLVPWLVRLQWALVIAGGALVLLALVLNAGALGAFAGRRSARYGAGAAVLVVLALGVAVFANALSAKHSARWDLTENRRQSLSPQSIQVARGLTDPVEAIAFYRSDMPQKRATEDLLKLYASYSNGKLTWRMEDPDRSPGLSQRYGVDNYGTVILERGGKAAAKSEKVTDADEERITNGLIKLTREGKRVVYVLKGHGESDLANTDRPGFSQAKEQMEKANYEVKELTLARDAKVPDDAAMVIVAGPKTDPLAPELAALDAYIAKGGKVLFMLAPFQADGLRRYLARYGFDLGEDLVVELNPIGRAFGLGPEVPVVTQYEAHPITRDLGGLMTLFPLSRSVDVAKGLPKGVTAQALAKTSPQSWGETDKNALARGEAKPDPQDKKGPLPVAAVATLEQPGDAATPAPATPAAEGEAAKKAPKARLVVVGTANLASNQFLGAQGNRDFFMNIVSWLAEDESSISVRARDAKSAPIVLTPPQAELVLWGPVAVLPGAVILVGILAVVSRRRSR
- a CDS encoding ATP-binding cassette domain-containing protein translates to MIQVEHLTKRYGPVTAVSDVSFSVDKGKIVGFLGPNGAGKSTTMKILSCFMPASGGSARVGGYDVFSQSLEVRRRIGYLPENAPLYTDLPVAAYLEFVAEIKGVGRRERRARVDEVMERCFITDMRRRLIGKLSKGYRQRVGLAQALLGNPEVLILDEPTIGLDPKQITEIRSLIRSLAGQHTVILSTHILPEVSMVCDGVIIINRGRIVAQGTQSELVEQVFPTARIEVEIGGPRDAVVAALRTVPGVLGVEDLPGTDGSARALVESPRGRDVRAEVVQLVAARNWRLLELHQVGMSLEEVFIRVVAGEQESEA
- a CDS encoding DUF4340 domain-containing protein, encoding MSRWITIAVLVLLVAGLSSFYYYDTYWLEPAREKKESVKGRLWSDLEPKDVEGLTIKRKGETVRVKRTDSGWELLDPIKTRADRGAVDGIVTSLATARVDREVASSPASLDEFGLKTPEVEVTVDVKGKPPLALLVGGKSPTSAWVFAKESAKPAVLAMSEMLSRELTKPVTELRDRTVLAFDRKNVSQIDLALPGDAITIESAEGGKWRIVKPRALPADSDLVTDFLDKLEAAKAKDFVDDAPKSRAPFGLDKPTTVTLWVGKDKERAARTLLFGRDDKDKKGVYVMRGGEPGVMLVPEEVWTVVPKTVGVLRDKVVLAYQYDKVSKVEVASPRGDVVLEKDGVGWKLTAPEPLKADTGSVNNLLWKIRDLRASGFLEEDAAGVPRYLAKPDVTVKVWEEGAKEPRVLLLAPSRETRGGQPAAVAAVAGRGPVMLVEAKALTDIGLSAGDLRDKNLLPAFELGDVKRVRLAGAGKSLTVERKGESDWQVIEPSRGATKERKVSDLLFALKGLRWKEIVSPKGDDAPRFGLDKPEAEVTLLKGDGSEIAGLLVGKTDGDRTYVKLRSAPAVYAVDSKQVADIKKAPAEIPG